AGCCGGTAGACGCGCTCAGCAGTCCCGTGCAGAATGGCGTCGCGTTCACGTGCGCTCAGCGGTGACAGCATCTCGGTGATCGCCGCCCACGTACGTTCATAGCCGCCGGCGAGCACCGCGATGGGCCAATCGCCGCCGTACAGGAGACGCTCGGCACCAAAGGCCTCGAGGGCGTCGTCGACAAAGGGGCGCACGAGGTCGGTCGTCCAGGAGTCGAGTGGTCCCGTCGCGGCGTAAAGCCCGGAGAGCTTGGCCACCGAGCGGGGGTTGCGCGCCACCTCGGCGATGAGCATCCGCCACTCGTCGCGCTCCTCGGGCGTTCCGCCGATCGGCGGCTTTCCGAGGTGGTCGAGCACGATCGTGAGGTCAGGATGCTCGGAGCCGATCGTCACAACGTCCGCGATCGCGTGGCGTGTCGAGGTCGGGAAGTCGAGGGGTAACCCGCTCGCCGCAAGCACCGAGAGCCCCTCGCGCACCTCGGGCCTGTCGAGCCACTCCCGGGGATGCTCGTGGACGAGGTTTCGGATCCCCACGACCCGTGACCCGTCGAAGCTCGCGAGATCGGCGGTCAGCTGTTTCGCGTCGTCGATCGGACTCCACGCAACAACCCCCAGGATCTCCGGATGCTCGGCTGCGGCGTCGAGCATGACCTGGGTGTCCGCCGCCTCGTCTGAGGCCTGCACCAGCACGGCGCCCCCGATGCCGCGGTCGGCGAGGGTCGGGGCGATGTCGTCGAATGCGTAGTTGCGGTAGAGCGCTCCTGCATCCGGTCCGAGCCAGGGGTAGCTGGCGCGTGTGAGGTCCCACACGTGGACGTGGGCGTCGATGGTGCCCGTCACGTCAGCGGCCTCACATAGCCGGCATCCTCGAGCTCCGCCCATAGGGCGCCTGGCACGGGTGCCGCGTACCGCTCGAGTCCGCCCTCGGCCTGGGCGGCGTTGCGCGCGCCGAGCACGGCGCTCACGACCGCGGGGTGTCGGAGGGCGAACTGCACGGCAACGTCGGGGAGGGTCACCCCGTGGCGGTCGCACATGGCGGCGATCGCTCTGGCGCGGTCGACGACCTCCCGCGGCGCAGCGCGGTAATCGAAATAGGCGTCATCGGCGACAACGGGTTTGCTGAGCAACCCGGAGTTGTACACGCCGGCGGCGACGATACCGACGCCGCGTTCGAGCGCGAGCGGGAGGAGGTCATCCTGCGCCGACTGATCGAGAAGTGTGTAGCGCCCCGCGAGCATCATGAGGTCGACGTCGCAGCGCTCGATGAAGGCGGCGAGCATCGCCGATTGGTTCATGCCGGCACCGATCGCACGCACGACTCCCTGATCGCGCAGCTCCACGAGAGTGTCCATACCGGTTGTCGACGCGGCTTCCCAGTGGTTGTCGGGGTCGTGCAGATAGAGCACATCGATGCGATCGAGCCCGAGTCGTTCGAGGCTCTGCTCGACGGAGCGCAGGATGCCGTCGCGCGAGAAGTCCCACTCGCGCCGGTGCGCGGCGGGCACAACGAAGCCGTCGTCATCGAGGTTGTGCGCGTTCTCGGGTGTCGGCACGAGGGCCCGACCGACCTTGGTCGAGAGTACGTACTCGTCGCGGGGCCGCGAGCGCAGCGCAGCGCCGAGCCGCTTTTCGGCGAGTCCGAGTCCGTAGTGCGGTGCGGTGTCGAAGTAGCGGATGCCGCCGACCCACGCCGCGTCGACCGCGGCGGCCGTGTCCTCATCGCTTGTCTCGCGGTAGAGATTGCCGAACGGGGAGGTTCCGATTCCGATCTCCGTGAGTGCGGGCGCTTCGCCCAGGGTTCGAGTACGGATGGCACAACCTCCTTGTCGGGACTACAATTCATCGTACATCACACGAATTACGGAGCGATATGCGTACAGCGGCGTACACCGGCAACCATGCCATCGAGATTTCCGAAACCGAAGCATCCGCACCCGGCCACGGCGAGGTGCAGATCGCCGTCGCCTACACAGGACTGTGCGGCACCGACCTCCACATCCTGCACGGCAACATGGATGCGCGTGTGACCACCCCGTTGACCTTCGGACACGAAATGAGCGGCACCATCAGTGCGGTCGGCGATGGAGTCACCGAGTGGAAAACCGGCGATCACGTCACCGTGATGCCGCTCGAGTGGGACGGCACGTGCCCGGCCTGCATCGCGGGCAGCAGCCACATCTGCCAGAACCTCGTGTTCGTGGGAATCGACTCCCCCGGCTCTCTCCAGGAGCGCTGGAACGTCTCGGCCGACCTCCTCGTAGCGGTACCCGACGACCTCTCGCTCGAGAACGCGGCGCTCGCCGAGCCCGTGGCCGTCGCCGTCCACGACGTGCGGCGGTCGGAGCTGAAAGCTGGCGACCACGTCGTTGTTCTCGGCGGCGGACCCATCGGTGTGCTCATCGCCTCTGTCGCCCGCTCCGAGGGAGCCATCGTCGCCGTGAGCGAACCGGAGCCCCAGCGCCGCGAGCAGATCGCGCGACTCGGATTCGAGACGATCGACCCGCGCGAGGTTGACGCCGCCGAGTGGGTGACCGCCTGGACGGACGGCGCGGGCGCCGACGTCGTGTTCGAGGTATCGGGTGCGCCGGCGGCAGTGCTCGCCGCGACCGGGCTCGCCAAGGTCCGCGGAACCATCGTGGTTGTCGCCATTCACC
This genomic window from Antiquaquibacter oligotrophicus contains:
- a CDS encoding amidohydrolase family protein; protein product: MTGTIDAHVHVWDLTRASYPWLGPDAGALYRNYAFDDIAPTLADRGIGGAVLVQASDEAADTQVMLDAAAEHPEILGVVAWSPIDDAKQLTADLASFDGSRVVGIRNLVHEHPREWLDRPEVREGLSVLAASGLPLDFPTSTRHAIADVVTIGSEHPDLTIVLDHLGKPPIGGTPEERDEWRMLIAEVARNPRSVAKLSGLYAATGPLDSWTTDLVRPFVDDALEAFGAERLLYGGDWPIAVLAGGYERTWAAITEMLSPLSARERDAILHGTAERVYRLATTV
- a CDS encoding aldo/keto reductase, which encodes MRTRTLGEAPALTEIGIGTSPFGNLYRETSDEDTAAAVDAAWVGGIRYFDTAPHYGLGLAEKRLGAALRSRPRDEYVLSTKVGRALVPTPENAHNLDDDGFVVPAAHRREWDFSRDGILRSVEQSLERLGLDRIDVLYLHDPDNHWEAASTTGMDTLVELRDQGVVRAIGAGMNQSAMLAAFIERCDVDLMMLAGRYTLLDQSAQDDLLPLALERGVGIVAAGVYNSGLLSKPVVADDAYFDYRAAPREVVDRARAIAAMCDRHGVTLPDVAVQFALRHPAVVSAVLGARNAAQAEGGLERYAAPVPGALWAELEDAGYVRPLT
- a CDS encoding zinc-dependent alcohol dehydrogenase gives rise to the protein MRTAAYTGNHAIEISETEASAPGHGEVQIAVAYTGLCGTDLHILHGNMDARVTTPLTFGHEMSGTISAVGDGVTEWKTGDHVTVMPLEWDGTCPACIAGSSHICQNLVFVGIDSPGSLQERWNVSADLLVAVPDDLSLENAALAEPVAVAVHDVRRSELKAGDHVVVLGGGPIGVLIASVARSEGAIVAVSEPEPQRREQIARLGFETIDPREVDAAEWVTAWTDGAGADVVFEVSGAPAAVLAATGLAKVRGTIVVVAIHPTPREIDLQRVFWRELRILGARVYQRTDFERAIELLRDGTIPVDEVISKIVPLDQISDGVSDLENGRALKVLVEIGGAA